In a single window of the Verrucomicrobiota bacterium genome:
- the deoC gene encoding deoxyribose-phosphate aldolase: MFEFLDLTDLSSTSGPATIKALCKRASDPAGDGSVPACAGVCVYAHHLPLVVSQLAGKAPKSVVVAGGFPHGLSSPLSKTREIEDCVAAGAEEIDIVFNRANFLSGQETAALTDLKLQREAAGDAYLKIILEICELGDSETIRRASELALQAGADFLKTSTGKSTSGASLSGSRPMLEAIRDHAQKTGQAVGFKAAGGVRTREEGQAYLDLVNEILGEKWMNADRFRLGASSLLQSLLDSR, from the coding sequence ATGTTTGAATTCCTCGACCTGACCGATCTCAGCTCCACCTCTGGTCCCGCCACCATCAAGGCTCTTTGTAAACGGGCCTCCGATCCGGCCGGGGACGGTTCCGTTCCAGCCTGCGCCGGCGTCTGTGTCTACGCCCATCATCTGCCGCTCGTCGTCAGCCAGCTCGCAGGGAAAGCGCCCAAGAGTGTCGTCGTGGCGGGAGGCTTTCCCCATGGTCTCTCCAGCCCCTTATCCAAGACCCGGGAAATCGAGGACTGCGTGGCAGCGGGGGCCGAGGAGATCGACATCGTGTTCAATCGAGCCAACTTCCTCTCGGGCCAAGAGACCGCCGCCCTGACCGACTTGAAACTCCAGAGAGAAGCGGCCGGGGATGCCTACCTCAAGATCATCTTGGAAATCTGCGAGCTGGGCGATTCCGAGACCATCCGCCGCGCCTCCGAACTGGCCCTGCAAGCAGGGGCCGATTTCCTGAAAACCTCCACCGGCAAGTCCACCTCCGGCGCTAGCCTGAGCGGCTCCCGGCCCATGCTGGAAGCCATCCGCGATCACGCGCAAAAGACCGGCCAAGCGGTCGGTTTCAAAGCGGCTGGCGGGGTCCGCACTCGGGAAGAGGGCCAGGCCTACCTCGATCTGGTGAACGAGATTCTCGGGGAGAAATGGATGAACGCCGATCGTTTTCGCCTCGGCGCGAGCAGCCTCTTGCAGAGTCTGCTGGACTCGCGTTAA